Part of the Eshraghiella crossota genome is shown below.
GCTTACTTCCTTATCCCAGCCTGCAAACGTATGCTCATAAATATCTTTGTTTCCGGGATACTTTGGATTGCCCGGTTTAACAATCTTATCACCATATTTTAAATTCTGTTCTGAAATTACTTCCCCATTACTGTTTACGAATTTTACCGTATATTTAATATCCATTACATCATAAAGTGCTGTATACACAACATCTTTTGTAACTTTTTCAAATGCCTTATCCCAACCTTTGAATTCATATCTTTTGCCATCAATTTCATAATCTGAAGCTGCTTCCGGCGCCCCACTTCTGACATCTTCAGCCGATGTCAGAGCATCAAATATCTTTTCAGTCTCTTTGCCGTTTACGGAATATATAACTTTGTACTTTTTCTTTACGGCTTCGTATGTTGCCTTATACTCTGCATTGCCTTTACATACAGTGCTTACTTCAGGACTCCATGCTGCACCTGTATATTCAAATTCAACATTGTCCGCCTTTTCAGGTACATCAGGCACCGTAATTGTATCATTATATGAATAGTTATGTTCTGATAACACCTCTCCGTTTTCATATAAAAACTTAACTGTATACTGTTTTACTTCCTCAGTAAATGACGCATATACTGTTTTATCTGACTTAACATTAGTTAAATCTGCTGGATTATCATTTACGTCAACCCATCCGTTAAAAGTATATGAAGCATACTCAGTTTCAGCTTTTACAGGTGTAGCGCCATTGTACCTTGCACTCTGTCCATCAATAACGCTGATTGTTTCAATAACTTCTGTTCCATTTACAAACTTAACGGTATGTCTTGTGACATTCTGTTTGTTTTCAAGTTCAAAAGCAATGCCTCCATCATCTAATACATAATGGCAGCTGTTTTCCTTATCATAGAATGTCATTTTATCAGTAAAAACAACTGTGACAGATTTGCCATTAACTGTGAATGTTACAGGATATGACATTGTATAATATATTGGGTCATTTTTTGAACCAATATAAAAGTCATTACCAAATAAAACCGCGTCACTGCCATCAATTAATTTTCTGTTGTTAATTTTGATATTAACTTTTTCTCCATCACCATACGCTGCGGTAACAGTTATTTTATTCATATCAAAACTTTTTTTGTTCGTCTTAACTGTTCCTACCAATTTCCCATTATCGTACAGTTCAAACTGATTATTAACAGAAACGTAAAGGTGATCCGCTTTTATACCCTTTGCTCTTGAAACATTAACAACATACGTTTTAGTTTTTTTCCCATTATTTACAACAACTGTTGTGCTGCCACGTTTCAATCCTTCGACTACAAGCTTTTTTTCTCCTATAATGTTAGTATGGATACTTGCTTTTGCAACCTTAGGATTGCTGTTAGATTCAACCTTCCATTTACTCCAATCAAATGTTACACTATCCTTTTCTCCCTCTTCAACAGTTATTACATTATTCTCTGCTGCAAGAGTTTTTCTTGAAAATCCTGAAAATACTGTAGTAACTGTAAGTGCCACAGCAAGAATCATACTAAGCACACGTCCTAATACATTCATCTTTGTTTTCATTTTTCTGCTCCTTTTCCTGTTTTTCCATATGATGCCATATTATCACACCCATTTTTTTCATTCTCCCCCCTGATTGGGGGGAATTGGGCAAAGCAGATATATTTAATTATATTGAAGGGAATGTGCCGTTAAGAATAAAAAACGGCTTTAGAAAATTTAATTTTATTTTATTTAGTTTATAAGTTTTTTATATTTATTTCACAGTTTAGACTTATTTTCACGTTACAATACATATTGTACCAAACCAAAAGAAAAGGCTATATCCTTTTTCTTCATTCCTATCCGGGCACCTCTTAACCGAGGTGCCCCTCCTATTTTTACCGGTTCTTTATCTGTTCATCCAGTTCGGTAAGATATTCCCAACGTTCCATTTTATATTCAAGTTCTTCATTGAGTTTATTTTTTTCACAGTCAAGTTCATTGAGTTTTACGAAATCATTGGAATTTTTTACCATAAGATTATCAATTTCCGTAATCCGTGCTTCTATTTTTCCGATATCATCTTCAATATGCTCAAATTCCTTTTGTTCCGCATAAGTAAATTTAAGTTTTTCCTGCTTAACTTTTTTTCCGGTATTCTTCGGTATCCCGGACTCTGCTTTTACAGGTTCTTTGTCAAATTCAGCAACCAGCTCATAATCCGAGTATCCGCCCTCATACTGTCTTAACCTGCCATTTTCAAATGCAAAAATTCTTCGTACCACTCTGTCAAGAAAATATCTGTCATGGCTGACAGTTATTACTATTCCGTCAAAAGAATCCAGGTAATCTTCAAGAATAGTCAGCGTCTTTATGTCAAGATCATTGGTCGGCTCGTCAAGAATCAATACATTAGGTGCCTCCATAAGAACCCTTAACAGATTCAGGCGTCTTTTTTCACCACCTGAAAGTTTTTTTATAAGGGAATACTGTTCTCTCGGAGGAAAAAGGAATTTGTCAAGCATCTGGGATGCAGAAAGTGAGCCATCCCGCGTCTTAACATACTCTGCAGTATTTTTGATATAATCAATCACCCTGATTTCAGGGTCCATAAAGCTTATCCCATCTTCCTTACGTGTAGATATTTCCTGTGCATAATATCCGATTTTTACTGTCTGGCCGATAACTATTTCCCCTTCGTCAGGTTCAACAATCCCCATAATAAGCTTTAACAGAGTTGTCTTTCCACAACCGTTAGGACCTACAATACCTATGCGGTCATTTTTAAGAAAAATATAACTAAAATCATTAATAATATGCCTGTCGCCGTAGGCTTTGCTAAGATTATTAATTTCCACAGTGGTTCTTCCAAGCCTTGTGGATATGGAACTTAATTCTATTTCCGAATCCTGTTCAGGACGTTTTCTGTTTTTAAGCTCCTCATAACGCATGAGTCTGGCTTTCTGCTTGGTGCTTCTCGCCTTTGCTCCACGCATTACCCATTTAAGCTCGTTTCTTAAAAGGTTGGCTTTCTTGCTGTCCGTTGAAACAGCCATTTCCTCTCTTTCGGCTTTAAGCTCAAGAAATCCCGAATAATTGGTATTATAGCTGTATATTTTTCCTTTATCCAACTCCACTATTCTGTCAGAAACGCTGTCCAGAAAATATCTGTCATGCGTAACCATAATTACCGATTTTTTATAATCCTTGAGATAATTTTCAAGCCATGTTGACATCTCATTGTCAAGATGGTTGGTAGGCTCGTCAAGAATCAGTATATCCGCACCGGATAATAAAGTCCTGACTAATGCTATTTTTTTACGCTGTCCTCCTGACATATGGCAGGTCAGCTCATCATAATCCGTTAGTCCAAAAGTCTGAAGCATGGCCTTTGCCTCTGCCTCCACCGCAAACATATCCTCATCCTTTGGTACATCTGTCATTACATAATGTATAACTGTCTCATTATCATCAAATGACGGATGTTGTGAAAGCATTTCAATAATAACTTTATTGGCTATGGTAACTTTGCCCTCATCAGGTACAATATTTCCTGCTATTATATTAAGAAGCGTTGATTTTCCCGTTCCGTTAATACCTATAATTCCTACTTTTTCACCTTCCTCAAGGGAAAATGAGGTATCATCAAACAATTTTCTTTCCGAATAAGAATGTGTCAGATTCTCTATAGTTAAAATATTCATACATTTATTTTATTATGAGAAAATATGCCGCAATAGCCGCAATTGCCACTACTGCTATGATAATTCCTGTCAATAAACCCTTTCCTGATTTAGTTTCTTCCTGAACATCTTCCACAATGTTTTCTTTAATTCCGATACTCATTCTGTCAAGAGTATTCCGGTCCCACAAAAGCACTCCGGCTTCATCACCAAGTTTCTTTGCCCCTGATATAAAAGAACTATTGGTTATAAATGCACGGGCATCATGAGACATGTCTTTTGTTCCATCCACAAATTCCTTCATAGCTGCCGTTCCGACTGCGTCTATATCATACTGACATTTAAAGCAGTATTTTTTATCATCTTTTACCGCCGTTATATCATAAGGTTTTCCTGTATGCATCTCAACTTTGTCATAATTAAGGGCTGTAAGCATCTTAGCTATTAATGGTAAAAAATTGTCTTTGTCTCTGATTATCATAAAATATTGTTACCTCCGTATTTTTCGACTTAATATGTGACATTATAACATATTTTTATTTTTGACGTATAGGTTTATTGTAGAATTTCTTGACTATATTGCCAACTCAATGTAGTATTTTATTATAATACATTTAGAGGTTTCTTATGGAAGATAATATAATTGAATTAAAACAGGGAGAGGTATTGCTCCACACCAATGATGAGATAAAATGTCTTTATCTTATTCTTAGTGGGGAGACCGATATTTATTCCCGCTACGGCAGGATAAGCACATCTGCCGGAAGTATTCTTGGGTTATCAGGCAGTTTATATGGTTTAAGTTTGTATAATTATGTTGCAAAAAGTGACTGTATTTTAAGGAAATTCACGGTATCAGGAATCTCTGATCTTGAAAAAATACTACGTGAATATCCTGATATGGTACCGGATATCGTAATCCTTAATGAACATTTTATAATGGAACTTATCAAATTATATCTGTCCATGATGATAAAATGTAAAAGAAAAGATCCATCATTCACGCCCGACAGCAGGCTTAACAAATGGGTTCTTGACAAGCATAACGGAATAGCATCCATTCCGGAAGATATTAAGAAAGCATATTTCGGAGCGAACATAAGTAATTCAGCAGGTATCATTATTGAAAATACTGAATTTATAAATCTCCTCCATGAAATATGTCTTGATATGTCAGAACTTCTAGGCATTAATAACGACTACATTCCTAAACAACAGAATGCAGCAGCCAGAAGTCCCGTTCCCGCACTGACATTTACGAAGGACGACCTTTTTATTCTTGATGAGCTCAAGGGTTCATTGGATAAAATATTGGATTATTCTGAAATTGACGATGATACCAGAGCTTCTGTAACCGACACTTTCAGACGTTTCAAAATATGCAGCGACAGATTATCAAGTGATGAAAATATACGTCTCTTGAGAAAACAGATAACCGGATTTTTCTATGACATATACTATAAAGTATTTATTAAATCCATTAATGATGATGCCATACCTTCGTATATATATATGTTTTTAAATTTTGGATATATGGATGAGGAACTTGCCGGTGAGGAGGTATCCGTCCTTCTTTATAAAATATATAAAGCCGGCGATTCGCTGTTTAACAATGATAATATATTCACAATGTACCGTTGGTTAAAGCTCGTAATGTCGGGGGAGAAGAACCCTAGCCGCAACAACTTTGACCAGTCATACGAAGAATTCATCCGTCAGGAAATCAAGAATAACAGAATAGATATGCCCGAGGAATCTGCATTAAATAATTGCGAAATGAAACTGCGTTTTGAAATTGACAACCTTTTCAAATCAGCCAATTATATGACCTACGGCAGGGTAAGTACATTCGTACCGGTTGTAATTAAAGAAAATATTGCGAAAAATATTCCTGATGCCATGCTTTCTGCAGATAGTGTCACAGATATCATAACCAAAATTAAGGAAATCGATTTTTCTTTGTTTTACCGTTCTATCGTATATACCAATGAAGAACTCGGCATAAGCCAGTTATATGTATATGAGGAATATCTCCCTGAGATTATCCTTACACCATGTATCGGCTCCAGAGGTGTTCTGTGGCAGGAAATCAATGGCAGAAAAAGAAATTCTTCCGCCAGAATGTTATTTCCTATATTCTGTAACACAATTCCCGAAAATATATTTCTTAATGTCATGGGAAAATACCGTTGGGAAATATGCAGGAGAATACAGGGTTCCTACTGGAATGTGGCAACTGAAAAGTCCCTCACCTCCGAATATTACGATTACCTGCTTTTCTATAAGAAAAACAAAGACTTATCAGAACAGCAGAAAGAGAAATTAAAGTCCCTCCTTATCAACTGCCGTAACAATTATTCAGAAGTCTTTGCGAAGGATTACGAGACATGGATTAACTACGAATCAAAGGGAGCAAGTAAACTCAACAAAATATCCCGTAATATACTTGCAAAATATTGTCCATTTAACAAGGACATACGCAAAGTGCTGAGAAGCAACCCGATATTTACAGACTGCATTGATTATTATGAGCGTCATATGTTAAATGACAGACGAAAATATGATAACCTTATTAAGGTAATGCAGACAAAGAATATTCCTATTCCTAAAGAAATAGAAGAAACAAGAGCCTACTATAGCAAGTAGGCTCTTTATTTTATAATTTATTTAGCTGTGATATACTTCTGTGCTACAAGTAATTCTGCGCTTAATACCGCTCCTCCGGCAGCACCTCTGATTGTATTGTGTGAAAGTCCTACAAACTTCCAGTCAAATACAGCATCTTCTCTTAAACGTCCGAATGAAACACCAAATCCGTTTTCATAATTAACATCAAGAGCTACCTGAGGTCTGTTGTCTTCCTCAAGGTACTGGATAAAATGCTTAGGAGCACTTGGAAGATTAAGTTCCTGTGGAAGTCCCTTGAAGTTAGTCCAACGGTCAAGAATTTCTTCCTTAGTTGGTTTCTTTTCAAAATTAACAAATACTGCTGCTGTATGTCCGTTTAAAACAGGTACTCTTAAACACTGTGTTGTAATAACAGGTAAAGCTGCTTTCTCAATATGTCCGTCAACTAATTTACCCATAAGTCTTAATGGTTCCTGTTCACTCTTCTCTTCTTCACCTGCGATGTATGGAATTACATTGCCTTCCATTTCAGGCCAGTCTTTAAATGTCTTGCCTGCACCTGAAATTGCCTGATATGTTGTTGCAACAACAAGCTTAGGTCCGAATTCTTTAAGTGCAAAAATTGCAGGAGTATAACTCTGGATTGAGCAGTTAGGCTTAACTGCGATAAATCCTCTCTTAGTACCAAGTCTCTTCTTCTGGTATTCAATAAGTTTAAAATGTTCAGGATTAATTTCAGGAACAACCATAGGAACATCCTCTGTCCAACGATGTGCACTGTTATTAGATACAACAGGTGTCTCTGTCTTTGCGTAATCTTCTTCTATTTTCTTAATTTCTTCCTTAGTCATATCGACTGCTGAAAATACAAAGTCAACCTTTGAAGCAACTTCTTCAACATCCATTACATTATAGACTATCATCTTCTTAACTGCCTCAGGCATAGGTGTTGTCATTTTCCATCTGTCGCCTACTGCATCTTCATAAGTCTTTCCTGCTGAACGTGGGCTTGCTGCAATTGCCACAACCTCAAACCAAGGATGATTCTCAAGCAAAGAAATAAATCTCTGTCCTACCATTCCGGTTCCACCAAGGATACCTACTCTAAGTTTCTTTTCCATTTCATTTCTCCTATCTGCTAATTCTTGTCATAGACTGCAAATTCCAATCCTTTACTACGGATTCCGTCTATAAAATCACCTAACATATCCCTGTTAGTTGATGATGAACCACTTAACTGGTATATTGCACCGCCATGAGCCTTATTAAGTGCATTAGACAAAGCCTGTGATACCTCCGGCTGATTATTGACATCCCAGTCAGAGTATGCATAACTCCAGAATACAGTCCTGTATCCAAGCTGTCCCGCAAGTGCAAGTGCCTGTTCACTGAAGTATCCTGACGGAGCACGGAACAGATACATCTCATACCCGTAAGTTTCATAAACGTAATTGTATAACACATCCATCCTCGTTGTCAAACTATTTACAGATAATCCGGGAATTTCTTCTCCGGTATCAGTGTAATTTCCGAGAACATGCCCTTCGTCAATCATTCTTTTTATTAATTCCGGATTCTTTTCCGCATAGTTTTTTGTTATAAAGAAAACAGCGGAAACATTTTTTTCTTTAAGTGTATCAAGAATTTTATCCGTATTGCCATATTCAAGAATCTCATTAAATGTAAGCCAGACATAATTGCTTTCAGGCTGTATAAAGTCCACTTTATAATCGCCGTATTTTAATTCATAAAAAGCCAGATTAGGTCTGTTGGTTGTCTCATCAAAAGTATTGCCTATTCCGTAGTATACTCCATCCGTGCTTAATGAATTAATATCTTTAACATTAATTCCAGTATTATTGTTCATATATGGCGAATACTTACCATCCCCCATAATGTTAGACGGCATCTTACCCGCTTCAACAATGTTTACCTCAAATCCCTTCACCGCACAATTTCCATATTCATCCCTTGCGATTACTTCACAGTTATATTTTCCCACTTTGTCAAAAGACAGGTTATTAATCATATTCTTTTTGCTATCGGCTGCCGTAATATTATCGGAGAATCCGTATGTAACTTCTGAATAATCATTTACAGATTTAACTACATCCGGCAGAGCCAAATCCGCCGATACTTCAAAATAAAATGTACTTCTTTCAAGTGTGATTTCCGGCTCCTCTGTATCAGTTACCTTAATACGAAAAGTCTTTGATTCATCTTTGTAATTTATCGTTGCCGTATAAACTCCGATAACATCCTTATTAACCTCAGAAAGATCCAACGTCATCTCCCGAAGTACCTTTTTAGGTGCCCTAACATAATCTTTAAGTTCCGTACTTATCCCGCTGCCCACATTAACCTCAAATTCTTCCCTGTACAGGTTAATATTACCATTGCGGTTACCACAACCCGTTGCAGTAGCCGTTAAAAAAATGGCAGCTATAATAGCCAGTCGTTTTTTCAAAGTATTCCTCCTTATCTTTCAGTATATTAGAAAAAACGGGCGTCCAAAGGACACCCTTTCCGTGAAATCAATATAAGCTACTAACGGGATTCGAACCCGTGACCTCCGCCTTACCAAGGCGACGCTCTACCTCCTGAGCCATAGTAGCAAGTTCATGAACAAATGTACCATATTTGCAGAATATATTCAACAATTTTTTAAAATTTTATTTCTTATTCTCTGTATGGCATTATCTATTGACTTAACAGGTTTTTGCAATCTTTCCCCGATTTCAGCATAACTAAGGCCTTCTATGTAAAGTTCAACTACATTTTTTTCAAATTTACTGAGGTCATTATCCATACAGGTCTGAATCTTAATTACCTGTTCTTTCGCTATAATCATCTCTTCAGGATTTTTCATACTGCCATCTACTAACGTATCTACAAGCTTAATATCCTCATCGGATCCATTATCATTAATTGTCTCTTCAAAAGAAACATAACAATTGAGTGGTCCATTTTTCTTTCTGTTATATCTTGTAATTGTGGACCTTATATGCCTTGATACGCATAACGAAGCAAATGTCATGAACAATGCGTCTCTATCCGGATTATAGTCCCTTATTGCCTTAAAAAGGCCAAGCATGCCCTCCTGGAGCAAATCTTCATTATCGGCACCTGCAAGATAATATGAACGCACATTTTTTCTTACAAGATTTTTATATTTTTCAATAAGATAATCTGCAGCTTTTTCATCACCTGAATGATATTTTGCCACAAGTTCTTCATCAGAAAGTAATTTGTAAGTATCAGTAATTGCCATATATTACATCCTCTGTCTGACTATTTCATAAGCAAGAACGCCTGCTGCAACCGATGCATTAAGCGAATCAATGTTACCCTTCATAGGGATTGACGCAACATAATCGCATTTTTCTTTTACAAGTCTGCTGACGCCTTCTCCTTCGTTACCGATTACAAGTCCTATCGGTCCCGTAAGATTTAAGTTATACATAGTCTCGCCGCCCATATCGGCACATACAAACCATAATCCTTCTTTTTTAAGTTCCTCTATTGTTGCGGAAAGATTGGTAACCTTGGCAACAGGTGTATAATTAAGTGCTCCCGCACTGGTCTTTGCAACAGTTGCCGTAAGACCTACCGCACGTCTTTTTGGAATAATTACACCATGTGCTCCTGCAAGGTTCGCTGTTCTTATTATTGCCCCAAGGTTATGAGGGTCTTCTATTCCATCAAGTATAAAAACAAACGGTGGTTCACCTTTTTCTCTTGCGGCATTCAGAATATCTTCCACTTCTGCATAATCGTATGCTGCCGCATTGGCTACAACTCCCTGATGATGACCCGTCTTTGATAATCTGTCAAGAATTTCCCTGTCAACATATCTGATTATTGTGTCTGTCTTTTTAGCTTCACGGATAATTGTCATTACCGGTCCATCTTTACATCCATCAAGCACGTAAAGTTTATCAATGGTTTTGCCTGATCTGAATGCTTCAATTACTGCATTTCTTCCTTCAATGGTAAATTCTGTATATCTCATGAGATATGTTCCTCCTGAAATCCTTTTTTTACAAGTTCCATAATCCTGTCAAACTTTTTCTGAAGATAGAGGTAGCCGATTAACGCTTCAAATCCGGTAGCTTTTCTGTAATCGGAGGTTGATGCATTCTTGGCTTTGGTGCAGGAATGGGCATTACGTCCTCTTTTGTATGCCGCTTCTTCATCTTCACTCAGCATATCCATTATCGACTCAATAATCCGTGCCTGGGTTGATGCTTTGGCAAGGTTGCTTGCCTTTTTATTAAGTTTGTTAACAGGTGCATTGCCTCTGGTTACAAGATTGGTTCTTATAATCAGTTCATATACGCAGTCGCCAATATAGGCAAGTGTCAGAGGAGAATATAAAGCAACGTTTACCTCTCCTATCTGAAATGCCTTTTCCATTGCCTCAAACATTAATCTATCCTCACACTATTTCCCATACAGTTCCTTCTCTGGTATCCTTTATCTGTATGCCTTTTGCCGCAAGTTCATCACGGATTGCATCTGCCTTTGCAAAGTCTTTTTCTTTCTTTGCAGCTTTTCTTTCTTCAATCTTTGCAAGAATGTATTCTTTAAGTTCCGAATCCACAGAACTTTCCTTATCATTACCATGGTCCTTTAAGAGATCAAGTGAAAGCACTTCGTCAAAACTCTTTATAAGTTCCAGCTTGGTCACATCATTAATATCACTTCTTAATACATCATATATAACGGTTATTGCCGAAGATGTATTAAGGTCTGAGCATATTGCGTCTTCAAATTTATTTCTAAAACCGGCAAATGCTTCTTCATCCACACTGCCATCTGCCTTCAGTTCCCCAATTTTCTTGATAAGTTTATTATATGCCGTTGTCATATTATCAAGAACTTCATAAGAAAATTCAAGGGGTTTACGATAGTGTGACTGTAAGCAGAACAATCTGTATACCAGTGGATTATAGCCTTTTTCCTCAAGAAGTGATACTGTAAGGAATTCACCTTTTGATTTACTCATCTTTCCCGATTTATCGTTAAGATGATGAACATGGAACCAATAGTTGCACCACTTATGTCCGAGATATGCCTCACTCTGGGCGATTTCGTTGGTATGATGTGGAAAAATATTATCTACGCCGCCGCAGTGGATGTCCATATATTCGCCGAGGTGCTTCATACTGATGCATGAGCACTCAATGTGCCATCCCGGATATCCTACACCCCATGGGCTGTCCCACTTAAGTTCCTGATTGTCAAATTTGGATTTTGTAAACCAGAGTACAAAGTCTGCTTTGTTCTTTTTATTAATGTCTTCGCTTACGTCATCCCTGACTCCGACCATAAGTTCTTTTTCCGACTGGCTTGAAAAAACATAATAATCATCAAGCTTAGATGTGTCAAAATATACGTTGCCTCCTGCAATGTAAGCATAATCTTTTTCAAGAAGGACTTTAACCATATTAATAAATTCAGGAATACAGTTAGTCGCAGGTTCTACAACATCAGGTCTTTTAATATTAAGCTTACGGCAGTCATCAAAGAAAGCATCTGTATAATATTTAGCAATCTCCATTACAGTCTTATGTTCTCTTTTGGCACCTTTAAGCATCTTATCCTCACCTGTATCGGCATCACTTGTAAGGTGTCCCACATCCGTAATATTCATTACACGTTTTACATCATAGCCTACATAACGTAAAGTTTTTTCAAGAATATCTTCCATAATATAGGACCTTAAATTTCCTATGTGTGCAAAATGATATACTGTAGGTCCGCAGGTATACATTGCTACCTTTCCGTCAACATTAGGTATAAACTGCTCAACTTTTCTTGTAAGTGTATTAAAAAAATATACTTTATTTTCCATCGTATTGCTCCTGTTTCTCTTTTAATTTACTTAACTGTTTCTGAATGTCATCAAGCTCTGCTCTTACAGGATCCGGTAAATGAATCTGATCAAGGTCTTTGTTAGGAAGCCTTATATCATCACATTTAACCACTCTGCCCGGTATTCCCACAACTGTTGAATTAGGAGGAACTTCCTCAAGAACTACGGAACCTGCACCTATCTTGGAACCTGCACCTATTGTAAATGAACCGAGTATCTTGGCCCCTGTACTTATCATAACATTATCACCGATAGTAGGGTGCCGCTTGCCATGTTCCTTGCCTGTGCCTCCGAGAGTTACTCCCTGATAAATCGTAACATTATCACCGATTATAGTTGTCTCCCCGATTACAACACCATGTCCGTGATCGATAAAAAGACCTTTTCCAATCTGTGCGCCCGGGTGTATTTCAATTCCGGTCTTTCTTGCAGCCTTCTGCGAGATTTTTCTTGCTGTATAAAATTTACCTTTGAGGTAATATTTGTGTGCCTTTCTGTATTCCCATATAGCCCAGAAACAAGGATAAAGAAATACTTCCCTGTTGGATTTCATTGCAGGGTCCCTGTCTTTTATGACCTCTATGGATTCTTTAACATATTCTCTGAATTTCATGATATCTCCTTAATATTAAGAATTTCTGCTGCAACATCCCTTACAGGATCCACAGTCAGCAATTCTGTCATTCATAATATCATTATATACAATATTTTCAACCTTGCTAATCATTGCCACCGCCTGGGCTGATATTCCAAGTCCCTCTCCGGTAAATCCAAGTCCCTCTTCAGTCGTGGCCTTTACGCTTACCCTGTCTATGTCAATCTTAAGTGCATCCGCAATATTCTGTCTCATAGCCGGTATATACGATGCCATTTTAGGCTTCTGTGCTATTATAGTGCTGTCTACATTGTCTATAACATAATGATTATCTTCTAACATCTCTCCGACTTTTTCCAGAAGATAAAGGCTTGATACCCCCCTATATCTTTCATCACTGTCAGGAAAATGCTTTCCGATATCTCCCAGTGCCGCTGCTCCCAAAATTGCATCTGATATGGCATGCAGGAGAACATCAGCATCCGAATGTCCCAAAAGTCCTAATTCGTATGGTATCTCAACTCCGCCTATTATCATTTTTCTGTCAGGTACTAATCTGTGAACATCATATCCCGTTCCAATTCTCATATCAAATCCTCTTTCTCTATATATAAACCATCTTATTTCATTTTACAACGAAAAGAACCCTTGATTAATAATCAAGGGTTCTTCTTAGTAGCGGAGAAGGGAGTCGAACCCCTGACACCATGGGTATGAACCATGTGCTCTAGCCATCTGAGCTACTCCGCCATATAGAATTATCTGAATAAATGGGACCTACAGGGCTCG
Proteins encoded:
- a CDS encoding ABC-F family ATP-binding cassette domain-containing protein — encoded protein: MNILTIENLTHSYSERKLFDDTSFSLEEGEKVGIIGINGTGKSTLLNIIAGNIVPDEGKVTIANKVIIEMLSQHPSFDDNETVIHYVMTDVPKDEDMFAVEAEAKAMLQTFGLTDYDELTCHMSGGQRKKIALVRTLLSGADILILDEPTNHLDNEMSTWLENYLKDYKKSVIMVTHDRYFLDSVSDRIVELDKGKIYSYNTNYSGFLELKAEREEMAVSTDSKKANLLRNELKWVMRGAKARSTKQKARLMRYEELKNRKRPEQDSEIELSSISTRLGRTTVEINNLSKAYGDRHIINDFSYIFLKNDRIGIVGPNGCGKTTLLKLIMGIVEPDEGEIVIGQTVKIGYYAQEISTRKEDGISFMDPEIRVIDYIKNTAEYVKTRDGSLSASQMLDKFLFPPREQYSLIKKLSGGEKRRLNLLRVLMEAPNVLILDEPTNDLDIKTLTILEDYLDSFDGIVITVSHDRYFLDRVVRRIFAFENGRLRQYEGGYSDYELVAEFDKEPVKAESGIPKNTGKKVKQEKLKFTYAEQKEFEHIEDDIGKIEARITEIDNLMVKNSNDFVKLNELDCEKNKLNEELEYKMERWEYLTELDEQIKNR
- a CDS encoding restriction endonuclease, which encodes MIIRDKDNFLPLIAKMLTALNYDKVEMHTGKPYDITAVKDDKKYCFKCQYDIDAVGTAAMKEFVDGTKDMSHDARAFITNSSFISGAKKLGDEAGVLLWDRNTLDRMSIGIKENIVEDVQEETKSGKGLLTGIIIAVVAIAAIAAYFLIIK
- a CDS encoding cyclic nucleotide-binding domain-containing protein; translated protein: MEDNIIELKQGEVLLHTNDEIKCLYLILSGETDIYSRYGRISTSAGSILGLSGSLYGLSLYNYVAKSDCILRKFTVSGISDLEKILREYPDMVPDIVILNEHFIMELIKLYLSMMIKCKRKDPSFTPDSRLNKWVLDKHNGIASIPEDIKKAYFGANISNSAGIIIENTEFINLLHEICLDMSELLGINNDYIPKQQNAAARSPVPALTFTKDDLFILDELKGSLDKILDYSEIDDDTRASVTDTFRRFKICSDRLSSDENIRLLRKQITGFFYDIYYKVFIKSINDDAIPSYIYMFLNFGYMDEELAGEEVSVLLYKIYKAGDSLFNNDNIFTMYRWLKLVMSGEKNPSRNNFDQSYEEFIRQEIKNNRIDMPEESALNNCEMKLRFEIDNLFKSANYMTYGRVSTFVPVVIKENIAKNIPDAMLSADSVTDIITKIKEIDFSLFYRSIVYTNEELGISQLYVYEEYLPEIILTPCIGSRGVLWQEINGRKRNSSARMLFPIFCNTIPENIFLNVMGKYRWEICRRIQGSYWNVATEKSLTSEYYDYLLFYKKNKDLSEQQKEKLKSLLINCRNNYSEVFAKDYETWINYESKGASKLNKISRNILAKYCPFNKDIRKVLRSNPIFTDCIDYYERHMLNDRRKYDNLIKVMQTKNIPIPKEIEETRAYYSK
- the asd gene encoding aspartate-semialdehyde dehydrogenase, yielding MEKKLRVGILGGTGMVGQRFISLLENHPWFEVVAIAASPRSAGKTYEDAVGDRWKMTTPMPEAVKKMIVYNVMDVEEVASKVDFVFSAVDMTKEEIKKIEEDYAKTETPVVSNNSAHRWTEDVPMVVPEINPEHFKLIEYQKKRLGTKRGFIAVKPNCSIQSYTPAIFALKEFGPKLVVATTYQAISGAGKTFKDWPEMEGNVIPYIAGEEEKSEQEPLRLMGKLVDGHIEKAALPVITTQCLRVPVLNGHTAAVFVNFEKKPTKEEILDRWTNFKGLPQELNLPSAPKHFIQYLEEDNRPQVALDVNYENGFGVSFGRLREDAVFDWKFVGLSHNTIRGAAGGAVLSAELLVAQKYITAK
- a CDS encoding polysaccharide deacetylase family protein, encoding MKKRLAIIAAIFLTATATGCGNRNGNINLYREEFEVNVGSGISTELKDYVRAPKKVLREMTLDLSEVNKDVIGVYTATINYKDESKTFRIKVTDTEEPEITLERSTFYFEVSADLALPDVVKSVNDYSEVTYGFSDNITAADSKKNMINNLSFDKVGKYNCEVIARDEYGNCAVKGFEVNIVEAGKMPSNIMGDGKYSPYMNNNTGINVKDINSLSTDGVYYGIGNTFDETTNRPNLAFYELKYGDYKVDFIQPESNYVWLTFNEILEYGNTDKILDTLKEKNVSAVFFITKNYAEKNPELIKRMIDEGHVLGNYTDTGEEIPGLSVNSLTTRMDVLYNYVYETYGYEMYLFRAPSGYFSEQALALAGQLGYRTVFWSYAYSDWDVNNQPEVSQALSNALNKAHGGAIYQLSGSSSTNRDMLGDFIDGIRSKGLEFAVYDKN